AACTCTTCTCCGCCGTAACGTCCGGCGATGTCGACATCGCGAATATGCTCAAGCACGGTTTCAGACATGCACTGGATAACTTTGTCACCCGCTTGGTGGCCGTAGGTGTCGTTCACACGTTTGAAGTGATCAATGTCGAACATCACGAGCGTCATTGGTGTGTCGTAGCGACAATGCCGGGCGTATTCAAGCTTGAGCGCCTCTTCCCAATGGCCCCGGTTATACAGGCCGGTAAGTCGATCAGTGCTCGACAGCAGTTGTAATTGACGGTTGGCGGCTTGTAACTGATGGGAATTGGTCGCTACGTCGGTCACGTCGTAAATCACCAGGCAAATGTGACTGATTTCGCTGTTGGTCGAGCGCAACGGAAATAAGGTGGTGTTCTGGTACATAAAGTCTTCCTGGCCAGTGATTGGCTGGTAACTCTTGAAATGCACCAAGTACGGACGTTGCTCCCAGATGGTGAACGCCGGTGTGCCGAGGGTCAACACGCTCTCGACTTTCTTGCGAAACCACGCTTGATTGATCTCGGGAAACAAGTCAAAAAACGATTGGTCATGGGCCACACTTGGCACTACACCGGAGCGGTTTTCCATAAAGGTGTTCCAGACTTGCACCTTGAAATTTCGGTCAAATACCACCACGCCGACGTCGATGCTCTGTGTGATGGTCAGCAGCCAATGAAGTTCTTTAATGTCGATGCGTTCGTTCATGGTCAGCTCATCACGTAGGCGAGTTTTTTTGTGAGCCGCTCTACCGAGTCTTCGGTGAATAACAGCAAGAGATCGAAATGGATATTGTGGCCCTCAAGGCTGTAACTGATCTCCACCGCCAGGGTTTTCTTCCAGCGGCGCTGGTTGGTCTGAATCAACTCTTCAATGCTGCCCAGCACTTGCGGGTGTCCTTGAGAAAAAACCACGTCGATTTGCTCAGCGATTCCGGTCAAACAGGCACCGATCAAAATCGTCGACAGGTCCAGGAGCATTTCCATGTCGGAATAGTCGGTGGAGTCCTGCTCCATCAACTTGGCCATGTCGGCGAGTTCAGAGCCGTGAAAGATCAACAGCGCCTCACCCGCGATGCCGCCACCGATATAGCCCTGACAGACCGCCGTCAATTGCTCGCCACTCTGAGCATCGGCCAACGCCATGTGCAATTCGCCCACTTCCAGCATGTTCACGTTGGGCACAGGCAAATGAACAAACACTCCAAGTACTCGCGCCAAAAGCGCAGCCGCACGGCCCATGGCGACGTTAATAACTTCACGAAATGCATCTTGAAAACTGGTTGCCGACTCAACAACGGACTGCGCAACGGCCACGGAGCGGTTCGACTCGCTCAGTATCCCGAGGTCTTCAAGGAGGCTTTTCAACTGTTCCGGTTCCACCGGCTTTTTCAAAAAAGCCAGTGCACCCAACTCTAAGACACGCCGTACAGCCTCAGCCTGTACATCGCCGGAAACGACGATGACCCGGGCTTTCAGTTGCTCTTCGCGAATAGTTGCCAGTACCTGATAGCCGTCCATTTCCGGCATGGTCAGGTCGAGCAAAACGACTTCCCCAAGCCCTCGGCGTATAGCCTCAACCCCTTCTTTACCATTCGTTGCCAAGGTTACCGAGACATTCAAATCGTCGGGTAACGCTCGCAGTAACTGCTTGCGCGCCATATTGGAGTCGTCGCATATCAGCAGGGAAATCGTGGGCATTGTGTTCTTTTCTCACTGCGTAAAGAGTTTAAGGCCCAAGCCGATGTGCCCATGCACTTTTAAAGTGCGCAGTCGTCGCTCGCCTACTAACGAGAGCTGAGGGAAACGCCCAA
The nucleotide sequence above comes from Pseudomonas sp. AB6. Encoded proteins:
- a CDS encoding diguanylate cyclase, giving the protein MNERIDIKELHWLLTITQSIDVGVVVFDRNFKVQVWNTFMENRSGVVPSVAHDQSFFDLFPEINQAWFRKKVESVLTLGTPAFTIWEQRPYLVHFKSYQPITGQEDFMYQNTTLFPLRSTNSEISHICLVIYDVTDVATNSHQLQAANRQLQLLSSTDRLTGLYNRGHWEEALKLEYARHCRYDTPMTLVMFDIDHFKRVNDTYGHQAGDKVIQCMSETVLEHIRDVDIAGRYGGEEFAVLLPGTTKAGGMVFAERLREAVEAQEVVHDGKSIRCTISLGVADLSKPAPEYKQLIEWADQALYVSKEGGRNRVSAYEGKA
- a CDS encoding response regulator, which encodes MPTISLLICDDSNMARKQLLRALPDDLNVSVTLATNGKEGVEAIRRGLGEVVLLDLTMPEMDGYQVLATIREEQLKARVIVVSGDVQAEAVRRVLELGALAFLKKPVEPEQLKSLLEDLGILSESNRSVAVAQSVVESATSFQDAFREVINVAMGRAAALLARVLGVFVHLPVPNVNMLEVGELHMALADAQSGEQLTAVCQGYIGGGIAGEALLIFHGSELADMAKLMEQDSTDYSDMEMLLDLSTILIGACLTGIAEQIDVVFSQGHPQVLGSIEELIQTNQRRWKKTLAVEISYSLEGHNIHFDLLLLFTEDSVERLTKKLAYVMS